One Gavia stellata isolate bGavSte3 chromosome 20, bGavSte3.hap2, whole genome shotgun sequence genomic region harbors:
- the CEBPB gene encoding CCAAT/enhancer-binding protein beta, translating into MQRLVAWDAACLPIQPPAFKSMEVANFYYEADCLAALNKLHPRAAAGRSMTELTVGDHERAIDFSPYLDPLASQQPAQPPPPAAAAGGNFEPPCSSGGGQDFLSDLFAEDYKGSGGGKKPDYTYISLARHSHPCASQSHKPGGLPGCFPPQSVETKAEPVFETLDSCKGPRKEEGGAGPGPGGMSSPYGSTVRSYLGYQSVPSGSSGNLSTSSSSSPPGTPNPSESSKSAAAGGGYSAPAAGKNKPKKCVDKHSDEYKLRRERNNIAVRKSRDKAKMRNLETQHKVLELTAENERLQKKVEQLSRELSTLRNLFKQLPEPLLASSPRC; encoded by the coding sequence ATGCAACGCCTGGTGGCCTGGGACGCAGCATGCCTCCCCATCCAGCCGCCCGCCTTTAAATCCATGGAAGTGGCTAATTTCTATTACGAGGCGGACTGTCTGGCTGCTCTCAACAAGCTGCACccgcgggcggccgcgggccGCTCCATGACCGAGCTCACCGTAGGGGACCACGAGCGAGCCATCGACTTCAGCCCCTACCTGGACCCCCTCGCATCCCAGCAGCCGGCGcagccgccgcctcccgcggcaGCAGCAGGGGGCAACTTtgagcctccctgcagcagcggcggcggccaAGATTTCCTCTCCGATCTCTTCGCCGAGGACTATAaaggcagcggcggcggcaaGAAGCCCGACTACACCTACATCAGCCTCGCCCGGCACAGCCACCCCTGCGCCAGCCAGAGCCACAAgccgggggggctgccgggctgCTTCCCGCCCCAGAGCGTGGAAACCAAAGCGGAGCCGGTCTTCGAGACCCTGGACTCCTGCAAAGGGCCCCGTAAGGAAGaagggggggccgggccgggaccggggggCATGTCCTCTCCCTACGGCAGCACCGTGCGCTCCTACCTGGGCTACCAGTCGGTGCCGAGCGGCAGCAGCGGGAACCTGTCCACCTCgtcctcctccagcccccccggcacccccaacCCCTCCGAGTCCTCCAAGtcggccgccgccggcgggggcTACTCCGCCCCCGCGGCGGGCAAGAACAAGCCCAAGAAGTGCGTGGACAAGCACAGCGACGAGTACAAGCTGCGCCGGGAGAGGAACAACATCGCGGTGCGCAAGAGCCGCGACAAAGCGAAAATGCGCAACCTGGAGACGCAGCACAAAGTCTTGGAACTGACGGCCGAGAACGAGCGGCTGCAGAAGAAGGTGGAGCAGCTCTCCCGGGAGCTGAGCACCCTCAGGAACTTGTTCAAACAGCTGCCCGAGCCCCTGCTCGCCTCCTCGCCTCGCTGCTGA